The following proteins are co-located in the Frigidibacter mobilis genome:
- a CDS encoding aldo/keto reductase yields MTRKTLGNSDISVSAICLGTMTWGSQTDEAGGHAQMDMALDHGVDFWDTAEMYPVNPVLAETVGNTEAIIGSWFAARGRRADVVLATKIAGKGGKARGGEEISPASIRRALEGSLTRLRTDYVDLYQFHWPNRGSYHFRQIWGFDASRQDRAATLQHMQDCLGTLGELKAEGKIRAFGLSNESAWGMAQWLRLAEAGAGPRPLALQNEYSLLCRLYDGDLAELGVNEQVTLLAYSPLATGLLTGKYAPDITPEGSRRAGTPELGGRITPRVWDAVAAYVDLARVQGLDPVQMAVAWVMGRPFPVVPIIGATTEAQLARVLGAADLVLAPDLRTAIDRIHKAHPMPY; encoded by the coding sequence ATGACCCGCAAGACGCTTGGCAACAGCGATATTTCTGTCTCGGCCATCTGCCTTGGCACGATGACCTGGGGCAGCCAGACTGATGAGGCCGGCGGCCATGCGCAGATGGACATGGCGCTGGATCACGGGGTGGATTTCTGGGACACGGCCGAGATGTATCCGGTGAACCCGGTGCTGGCCGAAACGGTGGGTAACACAGAAGCGATCATCGGCTCGTGGTTCGCGGCGCGCGGGCGGCGGGCCGATGTGGTGCTGGCGACCAAGATCGCCGGCAAGGGCGGCAAGGCGCGCGGCGGCGAGGAGATCAGCCCCGCGTCCATCCGACGGGCTCTGGAAGGCTCGTTGACCCGGCTGCGCACCGATTATGTGGATCTCTACCAGTTCCACTGGCCGAACCGTGGCAGCTATCACTTCCGGCAGATCTGGGGTTTTGATGCCAGCAGGCAGGACCGGGCGGCGACGTTGCAGCACATGCAGGACTGCCTTGGCACGCTGGGAGAGCTGAAGGCGGAAGGCAAGATCCGCGCCTTCGGGCTGTCGAACGAAAGCGCTTGGGGCATGGCGCAATGGCTGCGGCTGGCCGAGGCGGGGGCGGGGCCACGGCCGCTGGCGCTGCAGAACGAATATTCGCTGCTGTGCCGGCTCTATGATGGCGACCTGGCCGAGTTGGGGGTGAACGAGCAGGTGACGCTGCTGGCCTATTCGCCGCTGGCGACCGGGCTGCTGACCGGGAAATATGCCCCCGATATCACGCCCGAGGGCTCGCGCCGGGCCGGCACGCCCGAACTTGGCGGGCGGATCACGCCGCGGGTCTGGGACGCGGTGGCGGCCTATGTCGATCTGGCGCGGGTGCAGGGCCTTGATCCGGTGCAGATGGCAGTGGCCTGGGTGATGGGCCGGCCGTTCCCGGTGGTGCCGATCATCGGCGCCACGACCGAGGCGCAGTTGGCCCGGGTGCTGGGCGCCGCCGATCTGGTGCTGGCGCCGGATCTGCGCACGGCCATCGACCGTATCCATAAGGCGCATCCGATGCCGTATTGA
- a CDS encoding SDR family NAD(P)-dependent oxidoreductase, whose product MDIRFDGKTALVTGAGSGIGAAIAETLARAGAVVVVADLNLAHAQAVADGITAAGGQAHATGGNVADPAAVKAMVDFAVQTTGGLQLLVNNAGIGGPQAAVGETPLEGWKQVIDVNLNGVFYGLLYGLPAIEASGGGAVVNMASILGSVGFAHAGGYVAAKHGVVGLTKVAGMEYAARGIRINAVGPAFIDTPLLDNLPAEARAGLVALHPVGRLGRSEEVAALTAFLLSDQAGFITGSYHLVDGGYTAQ is encoded by the coding sequence ATGGACATTCGTTTCGACGGCAAGACGGCACTGGTCACCGGCGCCGGATCGGGGATCGGCGCGGCGATTGCCGAAACGCTGGCCCGGGCAGGCGCCGTGGTGGTGGTGGCTGACCTCAACCTCGCCCATGCGCAGGCGGTGGCCGACGGCATCACCGCGGCTGGCGGGCAGGCCCATGCCACGGGCGGCAATGTCGCCGACCCGGCCGCGGTGAAGGCGATGGTCGACTTCGCGGTTCAGACAACCGGCGGCCTGCAGCTTCTGGTCAACAATGCCGGCATCGGCGGGCCGCAGGCGGCGGTGGGGGAGACCCCGCTGGAGGGCTGGAAGCAGGTGATCGACGTCAACCTCAATGGCGTCTTCTACGGCCTGCTCTATGGCCTACCGGCCATCGAGGCTTCGGGCGGCGGCGCGGTGGTCAACATGGCCTCGATCCTCGGCTCGGTCGGCTTTGCCCATGCCGGCGGCTATGTGGCGGCCAAGCACGGCGTGGTCGGCCTGACCAAGGTCGCGGGAATGGAATATGCGGCCCGCGGCATCCGCATCAACGCCGTTGGCCCCGCCTTCATCGACACGCCGCTGCTGGACAATCTGCCTGCAGAGGCCAGGGCCGGCCTTGTCGCCCTCCACCCGGTCGGCCGGCTTGGCCGCAGCGAAGAGGTGGCGGCGCTGACCGCCTTCCTGCTGTCGGATCAGGCCGGTTTCATCACGGGGTCGTATCATCTGGTCGATGGCGGCTACACGGCGCAATAG
- the secG gene encoding preprotein translocase subunit SecG gives MENVILTVHLILALLLIGVVLLQRSEGGGLGMGGGGGSGVMSGRQAANALSKLTWIFAGAFIATSITLTVLAARDASSGSVVDQFNSSPSEASAPAVPALPEIELPPPASDAPAAPPAAD, from the coding sequence ATGGAAAACGTCATTCTCACCGTCCACCTTATCCTCGCGCTCCTGCTGATCGGCGTGGTGCTCTTGCAGCGCTCCGAGGGCGGCGGCCTCGGCATGGGCGGCGGCGGCGGCTCGGGCGTGATGTCCGGCAGGCAGGCTGCCAATGCCCTCTCCAAGCTGACCTGGATCTTTGCAGGCGCCTTCATCGCCACCTCGATCACCCTTACGGTGCTGGCGGCGCGGGATGCCTCTTCAGGTTCGGTTGTGGACCAGTTCAACTCCAGCCCGTCCGAAGCCAGCGCCCCCGCAGTTCCGGCCCTGCCCGAGATCGAGCTGCCCCCGCCCGCGTCCGATGCGCCGGCGGCGCCGCCCGCAGCCGACTGA
- a CDS encoding CTP synthase, which produces MARYIFITGGVVSSLGKGLASAALGALLQARGFSVRLRKLDPYLNVDPGTMSPFEHGEVFVTDDGAETDLDLGHYERFTGVSARKTDSVSSGRIYSNVLEKERRGEYLGKTIQVIPHVTNEIKDFLLVGEDEVDFMLCEIGGTVGDIEGLPFFEAIRQFSQDKPRGQCIFVHLTLLPYVTASGELKTKPTQHSVKELRAIGIAPDVLLLRSEHPIPAKEREKISLFCNVRKEAVIAAPDLSTIYEAPLAYHREGFDQAVLDAFGIAPAPRPNLDRWEDVMDRLVNAEGEVRVAIVGKYTQLGDAYKSIAEALTHGGMANRVRVRAEWIDAEIFEREDPGPWLEGYHAILVPGGFGERGTEGKIRAAEFARTRKIPYLGICLGMQMAVIEAARNLAGVANAGSEEFDHEAGIKRFTPVVYHLKEWVQGNHRVERKVTDDKGGTMRLGAYTAMLAEGSNVARIYGSTTIEERHRHRYEVDIEYREQLEECGLWFSGMSPDNRLPEIVEVKDHPWFIGVQFHPELKSKPFAPHPLFADFVRAAVEVSRLV; this is translated from the coding sequence ATGGCGCGATACATCTTCATCACCGGCGGCGTCGTTTCGTCGCTGGGCAAGGGCCTTGCCTCGGCGGCCCTCGGCGCGCTGTTGCAGGCTCGCGGCTTTTCGGTCCGGCTGCGCAAGCTCGATCCCTACCTGAACGTCGATCCCGGCACGATGTCGCCCTTCGAGCATGGCGAGGTCTTCGTCACCGATGACGGCGCCGAAACCGATCTCGACCTGGGCCATTACGAACGCTTCACCGGCGTCTCGGCCCGCAAGACCGATAGTGTCTCCTCGGGCCGCATCTATTCCAACGTGCTGGAAAAGGAACGCCGCGGCGAATATCTCGGCAAGACCATCCAGGTGATCCCGCACGTCACCAACGAGATCAAGGACTTCCTGCTGGTCGGCGAGGATGAGGTCGACTTCATGCTCTGCGAGATCGGCGGCACCGTCGGCGATATCGAGGGCCTGCCCTTCTTCGAGGCTATCCGCCAATTCTCGCAGGACAAGCCGCGCGGCCAGTGCATCTTCGTCCACCTGACACTGCTGCCCTATGTCACCGCCAGCGGAGAGTTGAAGACCAAGCCCACCCAGCACTCGGTCAAGGAGCTGCGCGCCATCGGCATCGCCCCCGACGTGCTGCTGCTGCGCTCGGAACACCCGATCCCGGCCAAGGAGCGCGAGAAAATCTCGCTGTTCTGCAACGTGCGCAAGGAAGCGGTGATCGCCGCCCCCGACCTCAGCACCATCTACGAGGCGCCGCTGGCCTATCACCGCGAGGGCTTCGACCAGGCGGTGCTGGACGCCTTCGGCATCGCGCCCGCCCCGCGCCCCAACCTCGACCGCTGGGAAGACGTCATGGACCGGCTGGTCAATGCCGAGGGCGAGGTCCGCGTCGCCATCGTCGGCAAATATACCCAGCTTGGCGACGCCTACAAATCCATCGCCGAGGCGCTGACCCACGGCGGCATGGCCAACCGGGTGCGGGTGCGCGCCGAATGGATCGACGCAGAGATCTTCGAACGCGAGGATCCGGGCCCCTGGCTGGAAGGCTATCACGCCATCCTGGTGCCCGGCGGCTTTGGCGAGCGTGGCACCGAAGGCAAGATCCGCGCCGCCGAATTCGCCCGCACCCGCAAGATCCCCTATCTGGGCATCTGCCTTGGCATGCAGATGGCGGTGATCGAGGCCGCCCGCAACCTCGCCGGTGTCGCCAATGCCGGGTCCGAGGAATTCGACCACGAGGCCGGCATCAAGCGCTTCACCCCCGTCGTCTATCACCTCAAGGAATGGGTGCAGGGCAACCACCGGGTGGAGCGCAAGGTCACCGACGACAAGGGCGGCACCATGCGCCTTGGCGCCTATACCGCGATGCTGGCCGAAGGCTCGAACGTCGCGCGCATCTATGGCAGCACCACCATCGAGGAACGCCACCGCCACCGCTATGAGGTGGACATCGAATACCGCGAGCAGCTGGAGGAGTGCGGCCTCTGGTTCTCGGGCATGAGCCCCGACAACCGCCTGCCCGAAATCGTCGAGGTCAAGGATCATCCGTGGTTCATCGGCGTGCAGTTCCACCCCGAGCTGAAGTCCAAACCCTTCGCCCCGCATCCGCTATTCGCGGATTTCGTGCGGGCGGCGGTGGAGGTGAGCAGGCTGGTGTGA
- a CDS encoding THUMP domain-containing class I SAM-dependent RNA methyltransferase — MTPDTLPPADFEIFLVAPPGLEALLCDEVREAGFADPQAVPGGVTISGGWPEVWRANLQIRGASRVLARIGAFRAMHLAQLDKRARKFPWAGILRPDVPLKVEVTCKASRIYHAGAAAQRIETALREELGAEISAEAEFKLKVRIDDDLCTVSVDTSGDALHKRGHKEAVNKAPMRETLAALFLRQCGYDGTEAVVDPMCGSGTFVIEAAEIAAGLMPGRSRHFAFEQLASFDPAAWERMRSAAPKPRPALRFYGSDRDAGAIRMSRDNAERAGVSDLVQFETHAISELMPPEGKPGLVIVNPPYGTRIGNKNLLYGLYAALGQTLLTRFGGWRVGLVTSEPSLAKATGLPFAPPSAPVPHGGLGVQLFQTPVLR, encoded by the coding sequence ATGACTCCAGACACCCTGCCTCCCGCCGATTTCGAGATCTTCCTTGTCGCCCCGCCGGGGCTGGAGGCGCTGCTGTGTGACGAGGTGCGCGAGGCCGGCTTTGCGGATCCGCAGGCGGTGCCGGGCGGCGTAACCATCTCGGGCGGCTGGCCCGAGGTCTGGCGCGCCAACCTGCAGATCCGCGGCGCGAGCCGGGTTCTGGCGCGGATCGGCGCGTTCCGGGCGATGCACCTGGCGCAGCTCGACAAGCGCGCGCGCAAGTTCCCCTGGGCGGGCATCCTGCGCCCCGATGTGCCGCTGAAGGTGGAAGTCACCTGCAAGGCCTCGCGCATCTATCACGCCGGCGCCGCCGCGCAGCGGATCGAGACCGCGCTGCGCGAGGAACTGGGGGCGGAGATCTCGGCCGAGGCCGAGTTCAAGCTGAAGGTGCGGATCGACGATGACCTTTGCACCGTCAGCGTCGACACCTCGGGCGATGCGCTGCACAAGCGCGGCCACAAGGAGGCGGTGAACAAGGCCCCGATGCGCGAGACGCTGGCGGCGCTGTTCCTGCGCCAATGCGGGTATGACGGGACCGAGGCGGTGGTCGACCCGATGTGCGGGTCCGGCACCTTCGTGATCGAGGCGGCAGAGATCGCGGCCGGTCTGATGCCGGGCCGCTCGCGGCACTTCGCGTTCGAACAGCTCGCCAGCTTCGACCCCGCGGCGTGGGAGCGGATGCGCAGCGCAGCGCCCAAGCCCCGCCCTGCCCTGCGCTTTTACGGCAGTGACCGTGATGCCGGCGCGATCCGCATGAGCCGTGACAATGCCGAACGGGCGGGGGTGAGCGATCTTGTGCAGTTCGAAACCCATGCGATCAGCGAACTGATGCCGCCCGAGGGCAAGCCCGGCCTCGTCATCGTCAACCCGCCCTACGGCACCCGCATTGGCAACAAGAACCTGCTCTACGGCCTCTATGCCGCGCTTGGGCAGACACTGCTGACCCGCTTCGGCGGCTGGCGCGTGGGGCTGGTGACCAGCGAGCCCTCGCTGGCCAAGGCGACCGGCCTGCCCTTCGCCCCGCCCTCCGCGCCGGTGCCGCATGGCGGGTTGGGGGTGCAGCTGTTCCAGACGCCGGTGCTGCGCTAA
- the aroB gene encoding 3-dehydroquinate synthase: MPIETVAVNLGTRSYEVRIGTGLLARAGAEIAPLLRRPRVSVLTDGNVAALHLDALRAGLGDISMTALALPPGEGTKGWPEFSRAVEWLLAEKVERRDIVIALGGGVIGDLAGFAAAVLRRGVRFVQIPTSLLAQVDSSVGGKTGINSAHGKNLIGAFHQPSLVLADIGLLATLPPRDFLAGYGEVVKYGLLGDAAFFDWLEANGPALAAGDAALRQYAVRRSVEMKAAIVSRDETEEGERALLNLGHTFCHALESATGYGARLLHGEGVAIGCALAFEVSQRLGLCSQEAPSRVRAHLRSMGMKTDLADIEGDLPDADMLLALMAQDKKVQDGKLRFILARGIGEAFVADGVDLAVVRGVLAEGLRGR; this comes from the coding sequence ATGCCAATCGAAACCGTCGCCGTGAACCTCGGGACGCGCAGTTATGAGGTGCGCATCGGAACCGGCCTGTTGGCGCGCGCGGGGGCCGAGATCGCGCCGCTGCTGCGGCGCCCCCGCGTTTCGGTGCTGACCGACGGGAATGTCGCCGCCCTGCATCTGGACGCGCTGCGCGCCGGGCTGGGGGACATCTCGATGACCGCTCTGGCCCTGCCCCCGGGCGAGGGCACCAAGGGCTGGCCGGAATTCTCGCGCGCTGTCGAATGGCTGCTGGCCGAGAAGGTCGAGCGGCGCGACATCGTCATCGCGCTTGGCGGCGGGGTGATCGGCGATCTGGCCGGCTTTGCCGCCGCGGTGCTGCGCCGGGGCGTGCGCTTCGTGCAGATCCCGACCTCGCTGCTGGCGCAGGTGGACAGCTCGGTCGGTGGCAAGACCGGGATCAACTCGGCGCATGGCAAGAACCTGATCGGGGCCTTTCACCAGCCCAGCCTCGTGCTGGCAGATATCGGCCTGCTGGCCACGCTGCCGCCGCGCGACTTCCTGGCCGGCTATGGGGAGGTGGTGAAGTACGGACTGCTGGGGGATGCGGCCTTCTTCGACTGGCTGGAGGCGAACGGGCCCGCGCTGGCCGCCGGGGATGCCGCGCTGCGCCAATATGCCGTGCGCCGGTCGGTCGAGATGAAGGCCGCCATCGTCAGCCGGGATGAGACCGAGGAGGGCGAGCGGGCGCTTCTGAACCTCGGCCACACCTTCTGCCACGCGCTCGAATCCGCCACCGGCTATGGCGCGCGGCTGCTGCATGGCGAGGGTGTCGCCATCGGCTGCGCGCTGGCCTTCGAGGTGAGCCAGCGGCTTGGCCTGTGCTCGCAAGAGGCGCCAAGCCGGGTGCGTGCCCATCTGCGCAGCATGGGGATGAAGACCGACCTTGCCGATATTGAAGGCGATCTGCCCGATGCGGACATGCTGCTGGCACTGATGGCACAGGACAAGAAGGTGCAGGACGGCAAGCTGCGCTTCATCCTGGCCCGCGGCATCGGCGAAGCGTTTGTGGCCGATGGCGTCGATCTGGCCGTGGTGCGCGGCGTGCTGGCCGAGGGGCTGCGCGGGCGCTGA
- a CDS encoding tyrosine recombinase has product MAHPAASRPMEMWISAFLQAQAAEHDAAINTRLAYGRDLNDFAAFLQHRGLHFAGAPREAVEDYLVRCEAEGLAKATRARRLASIRQMYRFAHEEGWREDNPAIRLSGPGKDRRLPATLTQAEVGALLTAAREAGKTPEDRLRATCLMELLYATGLRVTELVTLPVSAARGDPRMLLVRGKGGKERLVPLSGPARAALADWLKARDAAEEAARLAKRTPPTRHLFPARGKDGHLTRQGFFTLLKDIALRAGLAPARVTPHVLRHAFATHLLEGGADLRAIQLMLGHADLATTEIYTHVLDERLTALVMDHHPLAKR; this is encoded by the coding sequence ATGGCCCATCCCGCCGCCAGCCGGCCGATGGAGATGTGGATCTCGGCCTTCTTGCAGGCACAAGCGGCCGAGCATGACGCTGCCATCAACACCCGCCTTGCCTATGGCCGCGACCTCAATGACTTTGCCGCCTTCCTTCAGCATCGCGGCCTGCATTTCGCCGGCGCCCCGCGCGAGGCGGTCGAGGACTACCTCGTGCGCTGCGAGGCCGAGGGCCTCGCCAAAGCCACCCGCGCCCGCCGTCTGGCCTCAATCCGGCAGATGTACCGCTTCGCGCATGAGGAAGGCTGGCGCGAGGACAATCCCGCCATTCGCCTCTCGGGTCCCGGCAAGGACCGTCGGCTGCCCGCGACGCTGACCCAAGCCGAGGTCGGCGCCCTGCTGACCGCGGCGCGCGAGGCCGGCAAGACGCCCGAGGACCGGCTGCGCGCCACCTGCCTGATGGAGCTGCTCTATGCCACCGGACTGCGGGTAACCGAACTGGTCACGCTGCCGGTCTCTGCCGCGCGGGGCGATCCCAGGATGCTGCTGGTGCGTGGCAAGGGCGGCAAGGAACGGCTGGTGCCGCTGTCGGGCCCGGCGCGGGCGGCGCTGGCAGACTGGCTGAAGGCGCGCGATGCGGCCGAAGAGGCGGCGCGGCTGGCCAAGCGCACCCCGCCCACACGCCACCTGTTCCCGGCCCGCGGCAAGGATGGCCACCTGACGCGGCAAGGGTTCTTCACGCTGCTCAAGGATATCGCCCTGCGCGCCGGGCTCGCCCCCGCCCGCGTCACCCCGCATGTCCTGCGCCACGCCTTCGCCACGCATCTTCTGGAAGGTGGCGCCGACCTGCGCGCGATCCAGCTGATGCTGGGCCATGCCGACCTCGCCACCACCGAGATCTACACCCATGTGCTCGACGAGCGGCTGACGGCCCTGGTCATGGACCATCACCCGCTGGCCAAGCGCTGA
- the lpdA gene encoding dihydrolipoyl dehydrogenase, translating to MAAQTFDMIVIGAGPGGYVAAIRGAQLGLKVAIVERENLGGICLNWGCIPTKALLRSAEVFHLMHRAKEFGLKAEGISFDLAEVVKRSRGVAKQLSSGIAHLMKKNKITVFMGTATIPAKGKVSVKTDKGTEDLAAKSIVLATGARGRELPGLEPDGDLVWGYRDALVAKRMPKRLLVIGSGAIGIEFASFFNTLGADTTVVEVMDRVLPVEDAEIAAFAKKQFVKQGMKILEKTNVKKLDRTPGKGVVAHLESAGKIETAEFDTVISAVGIVGNVEGLGLEALGVKIDRTHVVTDEFCRTGVEGLYAIGDIAGAPWLAHKASHEGVMVAELIGGGHPHAIKPGSIAGCTYCQPQIASVGMTEAKAKEAGLDIRVGRFPFIGNGKAIALGEAEGLVKTIFDAKTGELLGAHMVGAEVTELIQGYVIGRTLETTEAELMETVFPHPTLSEMMHESVLDAYGRALHF from the coding sequence ATGGCGGCCCAGACATTCGACATGATCGTGATCGGCGCCGGCCCGGGCGGCTATGTCGCGGCGATCCGCGGCGCGCAGCTGGGGCTGAAGGTCGCCATCGTGGAACGCGAGAACCTTGGCGGCATCTGCCTCAACTGGGGCTGCATCCCGACCAAGGCGCTGCTGCGCTCGGCCGAGGTGTTCCACCTGATGCACCGCGCCAAGGAATTCGGGCTGAAGGCCGAGGGGATTTCCTTTGATCTCGCCGAGGTGGTGAAGCGCTCGCGCGGGGTGGCGAAACAGCTGTCCTCGGGCATCGCCCACCTGATGAAGAAGAACAAGATCACCGTGTTCATGGGCACGGCGACGATCCCGGCCAAGGGGAAGGTCAGCGTCAAGACCGACAAGGGCACCGAGGATCTGGCGGCGAAATCCATCGTTCTGGCCACCGGCGCGCGCGGGCGCGAACTGCCGGGGCTGGAGCCGGATGGCGATCTGGTCTGGGGCTACCGCGATGCGCTGGTCGCCAAGCGGATGCCGAAAAGGCTGCTGGTGATCGGATCTGGTGCCATCGGCATCGAGTTCGCCAGCTTCTTCAACACCCTTGGCGCCGATACGACGGTGGTCGAGGTGATGGACCGGGTGCTGCCCGTCGAGGATGCCGAGATTGCCGCCTTTGCGAAGAAGCAGTTCGTGAAGCAGGGCATGAAGATCCTGGAAAAGACCAATGTGAAGAAGTTGGATCGCACCCCGGGCAAGGGCGTCGTCGCGCATCTGGAAAGCGCCGGCAAGATCGAGACCGCCGAGTTCGACACGGTGATCTCTGCCGTGGGGATCGTCGGCAATGTCGAGGGGCTGGGGCTGGAGGCGCTTGGCGTCAAGATCGACCGCACCCATGTGGTGACGGACGAGTTTTGCCGCACCGGGGTGGAGGGGCTCTATGCCATCGGCGATATCGCCGGTGCGCCCTGGCTGGCGCACAAGGCCAGCCATGAAGGTGTGATGGTGGCCGAACTGATCGGTGGCGGCCATCCGCATGCTATCAAGCCCGGCTCCATCGCCGGCTGCACCTATTGCCAGCCGCAGATCGCCAGCGTCGGCATGACCGAGGCGAAGGCGAAGGAGGCGGGGCTGGACATCCGCGTCGGGCGCTTCCCCTTCATCGGCAACGGCAAGGCGATTGCCCTGGGCGAGGCGGAAGGGCTGGTCAAGACCATCTTCGATGCCAAGACCGGCGAGCTGCTGGGGGCGCATATGGTCGGGGCGGAAGTGACCGAACTGATTCAGGGCTATGTGATCGGCCGCACGCTGGAAACCACCGAGGCCGAGCTGATGGAGACGGTGTTCCCGCATCCGACGCTGAGCGAGATGATGCACGAATCGGTGCTGGACGCTTACGGGCGCGCGCTGCATTTCTGA
- a CDS encoding DUF924 family protein, translating to MASIKDVLAYWAAIGPAGWYEVEPEQDAQIRSAFLPDWEAALAGGREGWIDGPEGSLAYILLTDQFPRNMFRGDARSFASDAQALAAARTATAAGWDSAIAEPLRQFFYLPFMHSEEPADQARCQQLVADRMPETGTGTLQHARAHALVIRRFGRFPYRNAALGRDTTEAEAAFLAEGGYGAALREVQAAADGA from the coding sequence ATGGCAAGCATCAAGGACGTTCTGGCCTATTGGGCCGCGATCGGGCCCGCAGGCTGGTATGAGGTGGAGCCCGAGCAGGACGCGCAGATCCGCAGCGCCTTCCTGCCCGACTGGGAGGCGGCGCTGGCCGGGGGGCGCGAAGGCTGGATCGACGGGCCCGAGGGCAGCCTTGCCTATATCCTGCTGACCGACCAGTTCCCGCGCAACATGTTCCGCGGCGATGCGCGCAGCTTTGCCAGCGATGCGCAGGCGCTGGCTGCGGCCCGCACCGCCACCGCGGCCGGCTGGGACAGCGCGATTGCCGAACCGCTGCGGCAGTTCTTCTACCTGCCCTTCATGCATTCCGAAGAGCCTGCCGACCAGGCCCGCTGCCAGCAGCTTGTGGCGGACCGGATGCCCGAGACCGGCACCGGCACCCTGCAGCACGCCCGCGCCCATGCCCTCGTGATCCGGCGCTTTGGCCGCTTTCCCTATCGCAACGCGGCCTTGGGACGGGACACGACCGAAGCCGAGGCGGCGTTTCTGGCCGAGGGCGGCTATGGCGCCGCGCTGCGCGAGGTGCAGGCCGCCGCAGATGGCGCATAG
- a CDS encoding MFS transporter: MIEVLRNSWALLLGVMLFMLGNGMQGTLLGIRGGIEGFSTLQMSVVMSAYFAGFLFGSRMTPELIRRVGHVRVFAALGSLISAVLVMYAVAPDWIAWTLMRVVIGFSFSGVYITAESWLNNASTNENRGQALSAYMIVQMIGIIAAQGLMAFGDPSGFILFVIPSVLVSLAFTPILLSAGQAPAFESTKPLSFRRLYDASPLGCVGMFLVGGIFAALWGMASVFGTQAGMTVPQISLFIAAIYLGGLVLQYPIGWASDRMDRRQLIMAMALVAAVAMIVPVLFDVPFGVLLVVAMVAGGISNPLYSLLVAYTNDFLDNSDMAAASAGLLFINGLGAIGGPLLTGWIMAQMGPSGFFLYIAALMLLLAAYAGYRMTRRAPLASDQTGAFAALSPTASSLAVEAALGAAQEGGPQNPDPSGEAEEAGAPEPDLTSAPGFDPARPTGEPERG; the protein is encoded by the coding sequence ATGATCGAGGTTCTGCGAAATTCATGGGCGCTGCTGCTTGGCGTGATGCTGTTCATGCTGGGCAACGGCATGCAGGGCACCTTGCTGGGCATCCGCGGTGGGATCGAGGGATTCTCGACCCTGCAGATGTCGGTCGTCATGTCGGCCTATTTCGCCGGTTTCCTGTTCGGCAGCCGGATGACCCCCGAACTGATCCGCCGCGTCGGCCATGTGCGGGTGTTCGCGGCGCTCGGCTCGCTGATCTCGGCGGTGCTGGTGATGTATGCCGTTGCCCCCGACTGGATCGCCTGGACGCTGATGCGGGTGGTGATCGGATTCAGTTTCTCGGGCGTCTACATCACGGCGGAAAGCTGGCTGAACAACGCCTCGACCAATGAAAACCGCGGGCAGGCGCTGTCGGCGTACATGATCGTGCAGATGATCGGCATCATCGCGGCGCAGGGGCTGATGGCCTTTGGCGACCCGTCAGGGTTCATCCTGTTCGTGATCCCCTCGGTGCTGGTGTCGCTGGCCTTCACCCCGATCCTGCTCAGCGCGGGGCAGGCGCCGGCCTTTGAATCGACCAAGCCGCTCAGCTTCCGCAGGCTCTACGATGCCTCGCCCCTTGGCTGCGTCGGCATGTTCCTTGTGGGGGGCATCTTCGCCGCGCTCTGGGGCATGGCCTCGGTCTTCGGCACCCAGGCGGGGATGACGGTCCCGCAGATCTCGCTGTTCATCGCGGCGATCTATCTGGGCGGGCTTGTCCTGCAATATCCCATCGGCTGGGCCTCGGACCGGATGGACCGGCGCCAGTTGATTATGGCGATGGCGCTGGTGGCTGCGGTGGCGATGATCGTGCCGGTGCTGTTCGATGTGCCTTTCGGCGTGCTGCTGGTCGTGGCGATGGTGGCGGGCGGGATTTCCAACCCGCTCTATTCGCTGTTGGTGGCCTATACGAACGACTTTCTGGACAATTCCGACATGGCCGCGGCCTCGGCGGGCCTGCTGTTCATCAACGGGCTTGGTGCCATCGGCGGCCCGCTGCTGACGGGCTGGATCATGGCGCAGATGGGACCGTCGGGCTTTTTCCTGTATATCGCGGCACTGATGCTGCTGCTGGCGGCCTATGCCGGCTACCGGATGACCCGGCGCGCGCCGCTGGCCTCGGACCAGACCGGGGCCTTTGCCGCGCTGTCGCCCACCGCCTCGTCGCTGGCCGTCGAAGCCGCGCTTGGCGCCGCGCAGGAGGGCGGGCCACAGAACCCCGACCCGAGCGGCGAGGCCGAGGAGGCCGGCGCGCCGGAGCCCGACCTGACCTCTGCCCCCGGCTTCGATCCCGCACGCCCGACCGGCGAGCCCGAGCGCGGCTGA